cccacagtgggccgacaggggctagtcggccagctgtaggccgattGGAATCCAATCgacctgctgtgggccgactaggcccagtcggcctgcagcgggccgacggtgtattatttttgaaaaaaaattacccaACGTAATATtaatgaaaattaataaaaaatgtattatttaaaaaaaatagcgCATAAAGAGTGGGTAACTTGTACTTACTCTGTAAAAAAACTAAAATGAAAGCGTCTAGATCACTATTCTACtagagtagtgatctaaacgcgctTATATTACTTTACACAGGGAGGGAGTGATAATGGTGAATCGACTGATCAAGCCTTCGCCTAATTGCATGAATTAGAAATACCGCTTCAGTGCGCTCCCTTGTCTGTTGTTACTCAGGATATTTGGAGGCGAGGTACTCACCTGAATTCTCTACAACCAATGTATGCAAGATTCGCGTAGGAACCCCATGACACCCCACCAAATTTTGAGTGGATGTGGAGCTCCTGTTGTTAGAGGATACATTTGATTTTCTCATTGGCTGCTTTTGAGAGGTCGTTTAAGTACTATAGTTTTTGAAGGGGGGAGTTTTCGAAGGAAAATCACCAAAACCCTTGTACAAACCCTTAGCCCACCAGCCAATGCCCTCGCTGTCGTGCGGCCGGCCAAAGGCCATTGCCGCTGAGAAATCTCCTCAAATACGAAAACGGCCAGCTCAAAATGGGCCATACGAGTACCTCCTGAAGAGGAATTGCGTAAATTCCTCTCCTTTCAAATGTTCCACAGAGCCATGTTGCGAAGGAAGAAATTTCCAACTCCAAGTGAGAAAAAAGTCAACCAAAAGAAGGGCAATATTTATTACTATTTGAGTGTCCGTTTTGCAAAGACGTTGGTCTTATATATACCCAGGATTAGGAATAGCCTTGGACAGCAACATATTTTTCATGATAAATTTGCCAACTCTGAGATGCACTGAAGCCTGGAGCAGGCCGCAGCGCCGGATGGGCAGGCTGTGTCAGCATTGTACAGTATGTATCATGGCCAATCTCAGTGAGCACTTTGAGAAGCAGATCACCAGCGGTGGCCACAAAAACCAaagggaatactccctccgtcctttaaagagtgtacttccaacttttttggaaagtcaaacttttttatatttgaccgtgtttatataataatacatcaacatttatgccatcaaattagtagcattagattcgtgataaaatatactttcatcatatacctatttgatttcacaaacattgatatatttttgcataaactcggtcaaactttgaaataatttgaccctccaacaaagttggaagtacactctttaaaggacggagggagtatgctgCAAACGGAGAGAAGGGGTTGCAGAGAATAATAGTACGTATGACTTatgtgcaaaaaaaaaaagagaataatATGAATTATGGACTATGAACTGCTATGACTGGCACTGATAATCGCCCATCATTTGCAAGGCAAGTGCATGGGGGAGAGGCTAAGGGTATGACAGGAGGCGAGCTGAAGGACTGAAGCCACGTCCATCGGCCGTTGTTCATCAATGAGATTGTCCGGCTTTAGCAAAATTAGCACAAACCTCAATGAGATTTTCGAGGGGAAGAAGCTTCGGCAAAACTAGTAcaaaccccacctgaggtgcaattTTGCTGCCAGTTAGATTCATTTGGGGCTCGTTGTGAAAGATCAGATAACATATGGTTTTGCACGACTAACTCTCATTTAATACATGTTCGGTGACGGAAAAGTTTAGATCGGAGTTTGCAACTTCATCGTGCTAGCATCGTACGCAACACCATAAACATAATTCACGGCATAAAAGTATTCAAGGCCTGCACAATCTTAAACTGATGAAGCTTACCAAATTTATTTGAAAGCATATGCTGCAAAAATCCAACAGCCCTTCCATGCGTTCAGTGCTTAGATCATGTAGACAGACATAACAAGCATCAACAGTCTGAAAAATGACATATTCGTGACAATACAAGTAGTCGGTCCAGTAAACGTTCGCACTACTAGCATTCAGCAGTCTCACCAACTGCATGTGAATAGTAGAGCAATCCCACAGCAAACTCTCACTGCCTTAGAACAGAAGCTGAGGTCAAGACGAATCTTCCGAAAAGTTGACAGCCAGGTCCCAGTAATGTGGAACTTTAGCATCTGCAAACACCTTCTTGGCAGCAGCCTCACTCCGACACTGATGCACACCGAACCTGGGAAAGGTGGGCTTCACCACGCTACCCTGCCAGACTAACACGCAGCTATTCACCGGCCTGTCTGGTTCCTCATCGGCGTCATCCTCGCCACCAACTGCAGCAGCCCAGTCAATCCGGTTCAGCATCAGCTTATTGTACCTCTTGATCGACTTCCTCCCTCCTTCCACAACCACAACACTTATACCATCTGTGATAACCGCCGCACCAGTCAGCCGGTTCTCTTGGGCATTCACGTCAACTTTGAAGCGGGTCTGGGGGTGCGACAGGTCTCTGATTCTGTACACACAAACAATACAGCCTAGTGTGTTGGGATCATCAAACAGCTTCCTCTCCTTCTTCTCACGGCGTTCTGATGGCGTGAGTTTGCGGGCAATGTTGCGGTCCACGTGAGCCTGCTCACGCTCTGCAGCAGCAGTTCGGATTTCCATCTCCATACGTGTGGGATCCTGTGTAGCTTCTGCACCAAGTACTTTCATAAGGTTGCTCATCTTGACCTTGGGCTTTGGTGGCTCCAAGAGGCCTTGCCTAATCATTTCTTGCCTATCTTTTTCCTTAGCGAGGCGCCTCTGTGTTCTGagcttcttctgctccttcttaGTCAGCTTAAGTGGCTGAGGCGGTGGTGGTGCAGGCTCAGCCGGTGGTTCCAATGGTTCTGGATGTTCCACATAGATGGTGATCTTATCCATATTAAGCTTTTCCAAGGAGATGTCCTCATACGTAGGAGATACCAAAATCTTTGAGTCcctgaaaagaaataaaagaggcaTTAGTTGCTGTGTACTGATAAAGGGGGTCTACAAACGATCAGCAGAGTAAGGTAGCAGCAAACCATGGCTCAATGTCAGGAATCTCTTCCTTCTGCTTTTGCTTTGGAGGCCTTCCACCAGGAGCAATTTCAATTAGGTTTGGGTTCATGTCTACCTCGACCTTTGCCTTAGCAAGTTGAGCTTGCTTTACTTTAAGCTCTTTGGCTTGTGCTTCGCCAAATTGATTCTGCACAATCAAACAATTAAGTTTAGGTACCGAAGGTACAATAAACTAAAACATGACTGCAGTATATCCAAAAAGAGGTTAATCCTTACAAACCTTGATCCTCTGCAATTCAGCCTGCCTCGAAAGTTTGCCTTCCTCAATAAACTGGAATCCTGGCCTTTTAGGACGAAGGAGcttagttgggttgatgcccatccTTTCATCAAAATGAACAGTAGCTTTTGCAAGCGACTCCAAGTCTGGTTTGATAATCTGGAATGCATCCTTCTTCTGCTTGTTAATGTTGACCTAGCAAAGGATGAACCAAAAGTAGTGGGTCAATGTACAGACTACATGTCATCCTGACACATATGTTAAGTTGCAGATGTTTACCTTTAGAGTACTCAGGTTGCTTGGCTTGGTCATGCTGATAACATTTCCATTCTCATCAATTTCCCTACCTTGAGCATCAAGACGGAGAACAGGAGCCTTGGCAGGTCTTTGAGGAACAGTCAGTTCACTGGATGTACCAGGGAACATGTTGATAAGAGGTGCAAACTGTGGATCCTGGCGAAATCCCATCTTAGCAGCAAGCTCTTGTGCTCGCTTCACAGCATCCAAATTGGGAATGTTGGTAAGCCCTGAAATGCCGGCAGAGACACTACTTGCAGGCAGTTCAGAAGATGCACCCACATGGACTGCAGATGCACTCGAGCCAGAAACAGACTGTGTTTCTTTCTTAGGAGTTTGTGTATCAGGAATAGTAGTGCCAAGTTTATTAAGCTGCGTGGACAAACATGAGCTTAGAATGGTTACAAAAGTATAACAAGAAAATTGAAGCAACGGACTAGTAATCATTGTAATGTCTTACCGCAGGTAATCTCTTGAGTTTTTCTGATAATTCCTTCTTCAGTTGCAAAGCTTTTTTAGCTTTTGCTAAAGCATCAAGACTTAAGTTACTACTTCTGCCAGCGGATGAATTTGCAGTTCCATCTGTACTAGATTTTCCAGTAACTTCATCAGATCTAATACTAACTCCCCCATTTTCATTGGTGGTGGTAATCGAAGATACCTTTGAAGAAACAGGATTAGCAGATGGCACCGCAACAGCAGGTGCAGAATTGAGCGGCTGCTGAGCGCCACCCTGCAAAATATAAGATGCAAAGTCAGCTTAggaatggatataatgatgaacctAACATCAACATTTTAAAGAGAAAACTAACCATAGACTAAATTTCTTCCAAAGAAAACAGAAGTACTTATTGGGCTTACCCTCATATGCTTATTATAAACAAGTATCATATTCACCAGCAATGTGCACTATGAATAAACTACACAAAGTAGTAGGACAACTATCGCTAACTACATAATTCTGGGTTCATCAAATTGCTACTCAAGCACATTAGGAAT
Above is a window of Triticum dicoccoides isolate Atlit2015 ecotype Zavitan chromosome 5B, WEW_v2.0, whole genome shotgun sequence DNA encoding:
- the LOC119308672 gene encoding protein RDM16-like, whose protein sequence is MDRDRSSRRDRDRGEDRHTTHERSDDHHGRRRHDSDGHQHHHKRDAEDDHRRRRHDDGGVEEDRRRARRHRSYSPSESPPTAKRDRSSSRAPRDSVERRDSADREQLPPPSRKRKDHDSGRRDGDEPDREGGKRPRASVEPPPRKEERPRRERRRFEDVDAYGDERGKGDKGSLSREHRKVESGANGDSQSGAATNGGAQQPLNSAPAVAVPSANPVSSKVSSITTTNENGGVSIRSDEVTGKSSTDGTANSSAGRSSNLSLDALAKAKKALQLKKELSEKLKRLPALNKLGTTIPDTQTPKKETQSVSGSSASAVHVGASSELPASSVSAGISGLTNIPNLDAVKRAQELAAKMGFRQDPQFAPLINMFPGTSSELTVPQRPAKAPVLRLDAQGREIDENGNVISMTKPSNLSTLKVNINKQKKDAFQIIKPDLESLAKATVHFDERMGINPTKLLRPKRPGFQFIEEGKLSRQAELQRIKNQFGEAQAKELKVKQAQLAKAKVEVDMNPNLIEIAPGGRPPKQKQKEEIPDIEPWDSKILVSPTYEDISLEKLNMDKITIYVEHPEPLEPPAEPAPPPPQPLKLTKKEQKKLRTQRRLAKEKDRQEMIRQGLLEPPKPKVKMSNLMKVLGAEATQDPTRMEMEIRTAAAEREQAHVDRNIARKLTPSERREKKERKLFDDPNTLGCIVCVYRIRDLSHPQTRFKVDVNAQENRLTGAAVITDGISVVVVEGGRKSIKRYNKLMLNRIDWAAAVGGEDDADEEPDRPVNSCVLVWQGSVVKPTFPRFGVHQCRSEAAAKKVFADAKVPHYWDLAVNFSEDSS